From one Brachypodium distachyon strain Bd21 chromosome 4, Brachypodium_distachyon_v3.0, whole genome shotgun sequence genomic stretch:
- the LOC100837328 gene encoding G-type lectin S-receptor-like serine/threonine-protein kinase SD2-5, with protein sequence MGLSNLFLCILLATAAAPALVVLSVAQRYDYPTANLSTLWINNKDSLPHSVSYTDGSAVRAIVLRSPQTFFGPSFAAGFFCASPCSVFLFAVFIVYTNSGARITMPTTGIPRVVWSANRARPVKENATLELSSDGNLLLRDADGALVWSSSSSGRSVAGMVITDFGNLALVDLKNATVWQSFDHPTDALVPGQSLVEGKRLVASTSATNWTESHLYMTVLPNGLSAYVGSAPPQLYFSQLVNTNKTGNSRTEVIFTNGSLSIFVQPKQPNDPDASIQLTAARSTQYMRLESDGHLRLYEWLVDELSDSVGKWTVVSDVIKIFPDDCAFPTVCGEYGICTGGQCVCPLENNSSSSYFKPVDDRKANLGCDPVTPISCQEMQRHQLLTLTDVSYFDASHTIVNATNRDDCKQACLNNCSCRAVMFRYGQNDSDGKCLWVTKVFSLQSIQQEIVHYNSSAYLKVQLRPATSVSDPTKKKVILGAALGAFTTLILLVIVVALYVIRKGKYQELDEELDFDQLPGMTMRYSFDTMRECTEDFSKKLGEGGFGTVFEGKLGEVRVAVKRLEGARQGKKEFLAEVETIGSIEHINLVRLIGFCAEKSQRLLVYEYMPRGSLDRWIYYRHNNAPLDWCTRGRIILDIAKGLCYLHEECRRIIAHLDIKPQNILLDENFHAKVADFGLSKLIDRDQSKVMTVMRGTPGYLAPEWLTSQITEKVDVYSFGVVVMEVICGRKNIDISLPEESVQLINLLQEKAQSNQLIDMVDKNSEDMVLHQEEAVQVMKLAMWCLQNDSNKRPSMSSVVKVLEGSMDIETSIDCIFLNANTVMPAQHNQSTNSVPPQASVLSGPR encoded by the coding sequence ATGGGTCTTTCCAACCTCTTCTTGTGCATCCTACTTGCAactgcagcagcaccagcactGGTGGTGCTGTCTGTGGCGCAGCGCTATGACTACCCCACAGCCAACCTCTCGACGCTGTGGATCAACAACAAGGATTCCCTCCCACACAGCGTAAGCTACACTGATGGTTCGGCGGTGCGCGCCATCGTCCTCCGTTCACCACAAACCTTTTTTGGGCCCTCCTTTGCTGCAGGATTCTTCTGCGCCTCTCCGTGCAGCGTTTTCCTCTTTGCTGTCTTCATTGTCTACACCAACAGTGGTGCCAGGATCACCATGCCGACTACTGGGATCCCTCGGGTGGTCTGGTCCGCCAACCGGGCTCGCCCCGTCAAGGAAAACGCCACCCTTGAGCTTTCCTCAGATGGTAACTTGCTTCTCCGTGATGCTGATGGTGCCCTTGTGTGGTCGAGCAGCAGCTCGGGGCGGTCTGTAGCTGGCATGGTGATCACTGACTTTGGCAATTTGGCACTGGTTGATCTGAAGAATGCAACCGTGTGGCAGTCATTTGATCATCCTACTGATGCATTGGTCCCTGGGCAGTCACTTGTGGAAGGTAAGAGGCTCGTAGCAAGTACCTCCGCAACAAATTGGACCGAGAGTCACTTGTACATGACAGTTCTACCCAATGGATTGTCTGCTTATGTTGGATCTGCACCACCACAACTCTATTTTTCACAGCTTGTTAACACAAACAAGACTGGAAATAGCCGAACAGAGGTCATCTTCACGAATGGCAGCCTCAGCATCTTTGTGCAGCCCAAGCAACCAAATGATCCAGATGCGAGTATTCAATTAACAGCAGCTAGGTCCACTCAGTACATGAGATTAGAGTCAGATGGGCACCTGAGGCTGTATGAATGGCTCGTAGATGAATTGTCTGATTCAGTAGGAAAATGGACAGTAGTGTCTGATGTAATCAAAATATTCCCTGATGATTGTGCTTTCCCAACAGTATGCGGAGAGTACGGCATATGCACAGGGGGGCAATGTGTTTGTCCACTTGAGAATAATTCTAGTTCAAGCTACTTCAAACCAGTCGATGACCGGAAGGCAAACCTTGGTTGTGATCCAGTGACTCCAATCTCTTGTCAGGAAATGCAACGCCATCAGTTGTTGACTCTTACTGATGTTTCTTACTTTGATGCCAGCCACACCATCGTGAATGCAACCAACAGAGATGACTGCAAGCAAGCCTGCTTGAATAATTGCTCCTGCAGAGCTGTTATGTTCAGGTATGGCCAGAATGATTCTGATGGCAAGTGTCTGTGGGTGACGAAGGTCTTCTCCCTGCAATCAATACAACAAGAAATTGTTCATTACAATTCATCTGCTTACCTAAAGGTGCAGCTTAGACCTGCCACCTCTGTCTCTGatccaacaaaaaagaaggtgATATTAGGCGCCGCACTTGGAGCTTTTACGACTCTTATATTGCTTGTCATTGTTGTCGCTCTGTATGTAATAAGGAAGGGGAAGTATCAAGAGTTAGACGAAGAACTAGATTTTGACCAGTTGCCTGGAATGACAATGAGGTATTCGTTTGATACAATGAGGGAATGCACTGAAGACTTCAGTAAAAAGCTCGGAGAAGGTGGATTTGGAACGGTTTTTGAAGGGAAATTAGGTGAAGTGAGAGTTGCAGTGAAACGGTTAGAAGGTGCTAgacaaggaaaaaaggaattcCTGGCAGAGGTCGAGACTATTGGCAGCATTGAACATATCAATCTTGTCAGGCTGATTGGCTTTTGTGCAGAGAAATCTCAGAGGCTTCTAGTATACGAATATATGCCAAGAGGTTCACTCGATAGATGGATCTACTACCGTCATAACAATGCTCCTCTTGACTGGTGCACCAGGGGTAGGATCATTCTAGATATTGCCAAGGGCCTATGCTATCTCCATGAAGAATGCAGAAGAATAATTGCTCATTTGGACATCAAACCACAAAATATTCTCTTAGATGAGAACTTCCATGCAAAAGTTGCTGATTTTGGACTATCTAAGCTAATAGATAGGGATCAAAGCAAGGTAATGACAGTGATGAGAGGCACACCTGGGTATCTTGCTCCTGAATGGTTGACGTCGCAAATCACTGAAAAAGTTGATGTATACAGCTTTGGAGTTGTTGTCATGGAAGTAATATGTGgaagaaaaaatattgatATTTCTCTGCCGGAGGAAAGTGTTCAGCTCATCAATTTGTTACAAGAAAAGGCCCAAAGCAATCAGTTGATTGATATGGTTGACAAGAATAGTGAGGACATGGTGTTACACCAGGAGGAAGCGGTTCAGGTGATGAAGCTTGCAATGTGGTGCTTGCAAAACGACAGCAACAAAAGGCCTTCAATGTCATCGGTGGTCAAGGTACTGGAAGGTTCAATGGACATAGAAACAAGCATAGATTGCATATTTCTGAATGCAAATACAGTAATGCCTGCCCAACATAATCAATCGACAAATTCAGTTCCACCTCAAGCATCGGTCTTATCCGGCCCGAGGTGA